The Lolium perenne isolate Kyuss_39 chromosome 6, Kyuss_2.0, whole genome shotgun sequence genome segment CTAGAGCTAGCTAAGCTAGCCCGACTACATCGATCTTACACGTACGCACTCTCGTGCACGGTGATCACTCTACACCTGCTCAGACACACGCATGCAGAGAGATAGACATAGGAGGATCGATCATCTAGCTGCCATGCTGCCGTTCCCGAGGGCCGCCACCTCCCACGCCCCGGACGGCCACCGTGTGAGTAGCAGCGCCTCCTCGCCGGCGTTCCTCGCGTTCGTCATCCTCCTGGCCGCGCTCTTCCTCATCTGCCTCTgctccgccgccgcgcgccgcctctgCTCCCGCTTCTCCGCCTCCGCCAGTACGCGTCCCTTGACGACGCTGCCTCCACGCCGATGCCGAGGCTCCGTCCCGGACATGGACCCGGCGGCGCTGGCGGGGTCCCTCCCGGTGCGCGCCTACGCTGGCGGCGCGACGGGCGACGACGTGTGCGCGGTGTGCCTGGGCGAGCTGCAGGCCCAGGAGCAGGTGAAGGCCATCCCGGCGTGCGGCCACGTCTTCCACCCGCCCTGCATCGACCGCTGGCTTTTCCTCGCCGGCACCGCAGGCCGCGCATCCTGCCCGCTCTGCCGATGCCCCGCCGCCGCTCTCAAGCCAGCTGCACCTGCAGCCTGAGTGACACGTACAGGAGACAGGACGCGCGGCAGCTGCTCCAGCCTCCAGCTACCAACGCTCGCCCAGCTGAGCCCGTGCACGGCACGTCAAGATTGTAGTCCAAAGTACACTGCATCCGACAGCAAGTCTTTTTGTAGTATATTTTCTTCTGTAGTTGCCATTTGCTGCTTGTATCATCTTTGCGGACGAGCCGGTTTGGCATCCGGGAGCGTCACGGCTTTTGAAATGTCTTTTAAGGACAGTTGGAAATGTAAAAGTAatttaaacaaaaaaaaatcgCGTGCACTACAAAGTCGTTTCGCGGAAAACCAACATGTATGTGTCGTGTGTGAAAAGATAAAACCTGGTGGTTAAAATAGGTTTTTAGAAGACATTTCTCTATCTATTTTACACAGAACATAAAAATGTTACTTTCCGCGAATTTGACATGCACAAATATAATGTCAACATATATGCATCAAATTTAATAGTACACTTTTCCCGTGTTCAAAAGTGGATTTCCGCATCTTTGCCCTCTTTTAAGTCACGGCACAACCAATCAGGTGACTAAATATGATAGATTTACCAAATCACAAGAATAAACTGGCCCAAGAGCATTTGCCAAGCCACAGAGATAAATAAACAGATCAGACATGAGCAAGAGGATTGTAGCAGGCAAGGATTTGGATCAGGTTAAGAATCTATATCATTGAGAGTATCTCTTGTGTTCTGTCTGTCGAGGACACATAAATTACAGCGAAAGAACTTTTACACTGGGCTGGGGGTATCTCTCTTTTTCACCCCCTCCTACTACCCACGGTAAACCCTTTCAGCAATCAATAACACAACACACGCACGCGCCGCCCTTTGCTGCCCAACAGCAAGGCAACAAGATAGTATATCTGTAAACCTACCAGTACACAAGAAGAAGAGTAACAAGgggaaagtaaaaaaaaaaaaaaaaacagcatcAGTAAGAAGAAGCAGAGctattttctttctcttttccttTTCCCCGTTTCCTTCCTCCAGCAAAACTTCGATTGACATCGCTTATTATTTCCCCTGTTGTATAATTTACAACACCGCGTATGCCCGGACCACCTCCACGATGGGCGCCCGGCACAGCGGGCACTTGCCTCCGCTGCGCACCAGCTCGTTCGCGCACTTGGAGCAGGTGCACATGTGCCCACACCTGCCAGGATCCACCAAAAcggtttgaggatgagaccaatgcGGTTTGCATACCAGATATGTCTAGCTACTTATAGGAAGGCACCTGAGATGCAAGGTGTGTGTGTGCTGACCTGTAGAGCAGAGAGTCGATTTGCGTATCGCAACACACGCAACAGGTTCCTTTTCTCACCTGATCCCATCTAGATCCGTCGTCTACTGGATACATCGCGTGCCCTGAAAAGACAAAGGGAAACTATTAGTTGAGTATTGCGGATCATGTACTGCATTTATAGTTTTATGGAGTACAATGAATATTGCAGCAACCAGAATGCTGTGCCAGAATAGGGAACAAGACCAAAACTGATAGGAGTAACATGCGAATGCCTACCAATAGCATAACTACCTGAGTCTGAAACTAGGTTAACAAACACATAAAAGAATTTTCTAATGTGTTTGACCAGGGGATTGTGGATGCAACCTTCAGGTCCCGCAGATCGATTCAAGGCTGCGGACACTTCCTGTCTCACTGAACGTTGCAATTCCAGTTGCATGTCCATGCACGCCTCCAGCATCCTCTGCATGCTGGTCATCCCTTGCTGAAGTCTGCCCATGTCAGCTTTCAAATCATTAATAGCATCCCATTCCTGCAAGAGCAATGAGCCAGAATGATTTGCCCATTATTAAACTTCCAATCAACATAAGGGACACATCTCATAAGTCCAACAGCATTAAAAGCAAATATAGTTTAACCAAAACAACAATTCCATTTCTACAAGAGAGCATTAGGTGAGAAGGAAACATACGTGGGGTACCCTGGGTCTACTGCTCCAGTTGTTAAGGCGCAATTGTCTTTGAAATAGTGGCGGCCGCGGTGGCATAGGTGGTGGAGGGATAGCACGGCCAGGTCTGTTGGCAGGAGCCCGGAATACCCGATTGACAGCACCTTGAAATGGCCGATTGACAGGACCTTGGAATGGCCGATTTTCAGCATTCCTTACATGTCCCTGGTCTTCGTTTGGTGCATTCGCGGTGGGCTCGGCTGCATCGAGGTTCCAGTTCAGGGGGGCATGACCACGCCGTTGAACATATGACCTTATTAACTGCTCCAAACTGTCACCAAAGCCATTACTAAGAAGATTGGAGACACTTCGCCTGGCAATCCAAAATTTAGAATAGGTTAAGAATTAAAATGAGATGAAGAATCAACAAGGAAAGAAAGTTCAAGGAAATTTTGGGAATGAAGTAAGCATACCTGCTAAGTAATTCCCTCAGTTCCATGCTGTAAACATTGTCATCATCAGGTGGAATGAACCTGTTTTCAGTTCTAGGAATGGGCCCCGTGTCAAGTGCAGAATCATGGAAGTCATCTTGCCAGTTCTCCTCCGTACCATGAGACTCGTCATCATGCCACTCATCATGCTCATCTGGGAGATTTTCATTCTCCCTGTCATCATCCTCTGCAATTTCACTGTGTAACTCTTCTGCATTATCCTCCCAATTTCTGTCAGCATTCTCTGCAGCTTCATCCGGCCACCTATCAAGCCTGACATCCAAAGATGGCTGCCAAAATATTGTGTCGCGTTCTGTCTCATCTTGCATCCCATTATCAACTTGAGATACTTGCATATCAACTATGTCACCCAATGTTGTTGTCGGTGACTCTGCCTCAGCAACTTCTACATTATCCTCCTGTAAACCCCCATTTTCAACAGCAGTTTCGGCCACATCCTCACTATCAGTaaagtccctgatgtcagcccccTGTTCGGTTTCATCATTATCGAGTAACGCAGCATTTTCAGCAACAGGAGCATCAGACTGGCTAACATCTTGAGTACTTACAGTACTCTCTGATCTGAAAGAAGTATGTTCGACCATATATACATTAGCTTGAAATATCTTGAACTCCACatatagggtgtgtttggtaggtcggGTGAGCCCAGATTTTCCCTACCCAACCGGATTTTGGGTGTTTGTTAGGTCGGGTGAGGGTTATGGGCTATGCCCACCTCATGCAAATAAGGGCTCTGAGCCAGGCCGAGCTGGGAAGGAGAAATCGAGCTTCACACTCGGGCTCGGCCGAACTCATCCCGCAAAAGACTGTAGCAGGCCCCTGGCCCACGCCCCCCACCCCCCAGACCCTCACCCGCTCTCCTCATTTTCCCCCtatcctcctctctctcccctaCCCGCTACGGTCCTCCCCCCGGAGCGCCACCATGCCTGGACGCGCCGGCGACCTCCACGGGGACGAAGCACTGCCTGGACGCGCCGCCTGCGAGCTCGAAGAGACACGGAGTCCTCCGCCGCGCTGGAGATCCCGCTCGGCCCGACGCGCCCGAGCTCCGCCTCGGCCCGAGCCATGGCCGCCTGGACGCGCCATGGTGAGGACGCGCCTCATGCGAGCTCGACCAGCCACGGCGaccgagcagccggctggccgcgCCGGCGACCGAGCAGCCTGGCCGCAGCACCTCTCCTGGCCTCGCCCGACAACCGCGCGGCGGGAGGAGCTCGGCCTCACCGGCAAAACGAGCGGGACGCGGAGCCCTCGACCGGCCTCTCCGCTCCTCACTGCACATCACCATGAGGAGGAGCTCGGCCTGCGCGCGGAGCAGGAGGGGCTCGGCCGGTCGGCTGCTCGGCGGCGGCTCCTCTCGCCGGCAGCGGCGGCGAAGCCCGAGCCCAACGCTCCtaaggacccgattgcttttcagTTTTGAGTttagggacccgattgcttttctaTTTTGTACTCAGGGACCTGATGGCGTTTTATTTTTTAGTGGCATGGCTCAAGTCATACAGGACAACCAAACACAATCTCAACTCGGCTCGGCTGAACTCATACAACCTACCAAACATAACACAATAATGCATACTTGTATGTAGTGGACATAGCTGAACTCAACTTGTATGAGGTCAGATAGCTCAcccaggctaccaaacacacccataGTTGTTACATAAGACCAAAAGAAGATAAGGACAAATGGCTGTCAGTATTCTGAATAACAGGAAAAATTGAGCAGCACAAGGAGGTCATTAGAACAGCGCTGAAGATTAAACTTAATGAGCAGGCACGGTACCAGCAGATAGTTGGTGTCATAAGCATAACTACTAGAAGAAGGAAACACGTAGTGGTGGATTCAGTTCAGTATCCTATCTTCCACAGTTCCACTGTGTATGATATAGTCAATATCATCAATACACATTTCACGGTACCATCTAGGACCAGTTTGGTTGGTGCAGAGTCTCTAACGTGTAGAGCAAGAATGACTTGCTGTGGCAGGGACCAGCATAATTAGCACTTGGCAGAACTGGCATGTGGAAACCTTACCTGCAATTTCCCCATGAGGGAAAATGCTAATTGGTTCATCTAGTTTCAGTCCAATCCTTGAGATTACAGTAATTTTGAATGATCCATATAATAAAAGGAATTTAAGTTAAAAGAAACACTACAAAAGTATGCACAAATCACATGATTTAACGAGGAAACATGCTGGCTGCTAAAGTTGGTACCAACCCCATCCTACAAGCTTCTAGAGAATCTCTATTGTAATGAAATGGTTTTACATAAATGATGTTGAGTGAATCAGATAAAAGATAAATTCGTATCAATTATAATCATTTTCTACAACTTCCACTGTAAACAAGTACTTGCTAGTAACAACCCAGAGCAGGACATCCGTTAAAAAATTAATGATACCACCTGATGGGCATTACTGGCAGACAAACTTCAAAAACCTAAACGATGCACTAAACTCTAAAGCCGCCAACACAAGAATTGCACAATTGCATGTAGGCATGTAACGATTGACCCATTAAAAACGAGGTAAAGGTCTAGCCCAATACTCATGCTCAGACAATCGAATTGTGGAACAAAGACTTAACCTCGAGAGAATAAGATTTATAGGTAGTTTGTGTCACGTTTCAATACGTCCACAGCTACTGCATAAATCCAAATTGTTCGGGCTAGCTAAAATTTAACACGCCTGCCCAACAGGTGATTGTCAAGGAAAAATACAATAGCAGAACCCTTGAGCGGTTATTTCACGTTTGTTCTCCAATAATGTTAAATGCACAGATACTATTCCTATCACAGGTTATCGATGTGTATGTCTTTAAAATATGCTACAACGTGTGGTAGGAAGAACAACAGGTCATCTTCCAGACCAAAACACATGCAAAAAAATATTTCTTCACTTCTTGGCATAGAAAACTATAAATCAGGGTGAATATGATATATTTATCAATTGGGCATTCAATTAAGGAGACTTTATGCCCATATGGTCGTAAGGATACCGATAACTGGTATGTATGTATCACTGCAGCTCACGACAACAAATAGTGATGTGCCAAATACGCAATGTGCCAGTAGCTGAACAATGTACACCATACTATAATACTGAGAAAACCAAGAACACGAAGGGACCACAGACACACATTAGGTTGTGTATGGGGGGCATATGCTACATAATAGAAAAGTGTAGCAACCAGTATCTCTTGCAAACCTTATATGCAAGTGTTTTTTCTTGTTATATAGTTGTGTCAAAATGGTGGAAAATA includes the following:
- the LOC127309875 gene encoding E3 ubiquitin-protein ligase Os03g0188200; the encoded protein is MLPFPRAATSHAPDGHRVSSSASSPAFLAFVILLAALFLICLCSAAARRLCSRFSASASTRPLTTLPPRRCRGSVPDMDPAALAGSLPVRAYAGGATGDDVCAVCLGELQAQEQVKAIPACGHVFHPPCIDRWLFLAGTAGRASCPLCRCPAAALKPAAPAA
- the LOC127305521 gene encoding uncharacterized protein isoform X1, producing the protein MEDYHHRMGAAAADFRRDLEDLVCDHLGGCYSPPPSSSSSCSVAGDAGGGAGAGHGANDDEAESSRRRRRESRLLSRWVARQAEEVLSSMEREVERRNREAELLALTRLHPVSTLDPSAFLLSSPTSPPPPRPREQAPSPAAPSSLLQMWRELEHRRGADADHREPSPETPDRHRERVRQIARRLTTSTDSPTAAAATATGEWLGETERQRVRLVREWVQMASQPRDARVAASRREETAGTPPAAAAPQERERRGEPPRLRGRQARMDVITRMARERQRELQGLSGFHIVSQFPHRSRSRIQGLLRGRFLRNAVLPDEEERQPSVAARELGQLRQSHRVSTLRSESTVSTQDVSQSDAPVAENAALLDNDETEQGADIRDFTDSEDVAETAVENGGLQEDNVEVAEAESPTTTLGDIVDMQVSQVDNGMQDETERDTIFWQPSLDVRLDRWPDEAAENADRNWEDNAEELHSEIAEDDDRENENLPDEHDEWHDDESHGTEENWQDDFHDSALDTGPIPRTENRFIPPDDDNVYSMELRELLSRRSVSNLLSNGFGDSLEQLIRSYVQRRGHAPLNWNLDAAEPTANAPNEDQGHVRNAENRPFQGPVNRPFQGAVNRVFRAPANRPGRAIPPPPMPPRPPLFQRQLRLNNWSSRPRVPHEWDAINDLKADMGRLQQGMTSMQRMLEACMDMQLELQRSVRQEVSAALNRSAGPEGCIHNPLVKHIRKFFYVFVNLVSDSGHAMYPVDDGSRWDQVRKGTCCVCCDTQIDSLLYRCGHMCTCSKCANELVRSGGKCPLCRAPIVEVVRAYAVL
- the LOC127305521 gene encoding uncharacterized protein isoform X2 → MEDYHHRMGAAAADFRRDLEDLVCDHLGGCYSPPPSSSSSCSVAGDAGGGAGAGHGANDDEAESSRRRRRESRLLSRWVARQAEEVLSSMEREVERRNREAELLALTRLHPVSTLDPSAFLLSSPTSPPPPRPREQAPSPAAPSSLLQMWRELEHRRGADADHREPSPETPDRHRERVRQIARRLTTSTDSPTAAAATATGEWLGETERQRVRLVREWVQMASQPRDARVAASRREETAGTPPAAAAPQERERRGEPPRLRGRQARMDVITRMARERQRELQGLSGFHIVSQFPHRSRSRIQGLLRGRFLRNAVLPDEEERQPSVAARELGQLRQSHRVSTLRSESTVSTQDVSQSDAPVAENAALLDNDETEQGADIRDFTDSEDVAETAVENGGLQEDNVEVAEAESPTTTLGDIVDMQVSQVDNGMQDETERDTIFWQPSLDVRLDRNWEDNAEELHSEIAEDDDRENENLPDEHDEWHDDESHGTEENWQDDFHDSALDTGPIPRTENRFIPPDDDNVYSMELRELLSRRSVSNLLSNGFGDSLEQLIRSYVQRRGHAPLNWNLDAAEPTANAPNEDQGHVRNAENRPFQGPVNRPFQGAVNRVFRAPANRPGRAIPPPPMPPRPPLFQRQLRLNNWSSRPRVPHEWDAINDLKADMGRLQQGMTSMQRMLEACMDMQLELQRSVRQEVSAALNRSAGPEGCIHNPLVKHIRKFFYVFVNLVSDSGHAMYPVDDGSRWDQVRKGTCCVCCDTQIDSLLYRCGHMCTCSKCANELVRSGGKCPLCRAPIVEVVRAYAVL
- the LOC127305521 gene encoding uncharacterized protein isoform X3, giving the protein MEDYHHRMGAAAADFRRDLEDLVCDHLGGCYSPPPSSSSSCSVAGDAGGGAGAGHGANDDEAESSRRRRRESRLLSRWVARQAEEVLSSMEREVERRNREAELLALTRLHPVSTLDPSAFLLSSPTSPPPPRPREQAPSPAAPSSLLQMWRELEHRRGADADHREPSPETPDRHRERVRQIARRLTTSTDSPTAAAATATGEWLGETERQRVRLVREWVQMASQPRDARVAASRREETAGTPPAAAAPQERERRGEPPRLRGRQARMDVITRMARERQRELQGLSGFHIVSQFPHRSRSRIQGLLRGRFLRNAVLPDEEERQPSVAARELGQLRQSHRVSTLRSESTVSTQDVSQSDAPVAENAALLDNDETEQGADIRDFTDSEDVAETAVENGGLQEDNVEVAEAESPTTTLGDIVDMQVSQVDNGMQDETERDTIFWQPSLDVRLDRWPDEAAENADRNWEDNAEELHSEIAEDDDRENENLPDEHDEWHDDESHGTEENWQDDFHDSALDTGPIPRTENRFIPPDDDNVYSMELRELLSRRSVSNLLSNGFGDSLEQLIRSYVQRRGHAPLNWNLDAAEPTANAPNEDQGHVRNAENRPFQGPVNRPFQGAVNRVFRAPANRPGRAIPPPPMPPRPPLFQRQLRLNNWSSRPRVPHEWDAINDLKADMGRLQQGMTSMQRMLEACMDMQLELQRSVRQEVSAALNRSAGPEGHAMYPVDDGSRWDQVRKGTCCVCCDTQIDSLLYRCGHMCTCSKCANELVRSGGKCPLCRAPIVEVVRAYAVL